One segment of Setaria viridis chromosome 4, Setaria_viridis_v4.0, whole genome shotgun sequence DNA contains the following:
- the LOC117852761 gene encoding uncharacterized protein: MADKVRKPAAPLEVSMEKEPSSPLPVPSMDDKKQPPLLAMAVVLDVKLSPPTPASMDKKEKPPAVLFVCLWALANAISFAGNAVAMLIMNRNPCTKSTWWFRCAEVTHAAAAEATALWRGQLWCGAPQTAAAALALVLTGRGRRRSRWAVALAFLALVATAAGHYMEGRVDRIFLAAAPGDAYITADVVGSFFLVVLDLLGFLCLLIQLGDGGEE; the protein is encoded by the exons ATGGCGGACAAGGTGAGAAAGCCTGCAGCTCCGTTGGAGGTGTCCATGGAGAAGGAACCATCGTCTCCGCTGCCTGTTCCGTCCATGGACGACAAGAAGCAGCCTCCTCTGTTGGCCATGGCCGTGGTCCTGGACGTGAAGCTTTCTCCTCCAACGCCGGCGTCCATGGACAAGAAGGAGAAGCCTCCGGCCGTCCTGTTTGTCTGCCTGTGGGCGCTCGCCAACGCCATCTCCTTCGCCGGCAACGCCGTCGCCATGCTGATCATGAACCGCAACCCCTGCACCAAG TCGACGTGGTGGTTCCGGTGCGCGGAGGTGacccacgcggcggcggcggaggcgaccgCCCTGTGGCGCGGGCAGCTGTGGTGCGGCGCGCCCCagacggccgccgcggcgctggcgctggtgctcacgggccggggccggcgccggagccgctgGGCCGTGGCCCTGGCCTTCTTGGCGCTcgtggccaccgccgccggccactaCATGGAAGGCAGGGTGGACCGcatcttcctcgccgccgcaccGGGGGACGCGTACATCACCGCCGACGTCGTTGGGAGCTTCTTTCTAGTGGTGCTGGACCTGCTCGgcttcctctgcctcctcatCCAGCTCGGCGACGGAGGAGAGGAGTAG
- the LOC117853232 gene encoding uncharacterized protein, translated as MAEADNVSKPAAPLEMSMDKEPSFPLPASSMDGKKQPPLPLAVVVDVELSPPSPASSASMDRKEKPPAVLLVCLWALLNAVIFASGAIAELIMNRNPCTTSTWFSQCVELTAAAAAEASALWRGQLWCGAPQAVAAALALLLAARGRSRLAWALAFVALAATAASHYMEGRVDRIFLAAAPGGAYIAFDVAMGFVLALIDLIGFLCLLILGDGGGEE; from the exons ATGGCCGAGGCCGACAACGTGAGCAAGCCTGCAGCTCCGTTGGAGATGTCCATGGACAAGGAGCCGTCGTTTCCGCTGCCTGCGTCGTCCATGGACGGCAAGAAGCAACCTCCCCTTCCGCTGGCCGTGGTCGTGGACGTGGAGCTTTCTCCTCcatcgccggcgtcgtcggcgtccaTGGACAGGAAGGAGAAGCCTCCGGCCGTCCTGCTGGTCTGCCTGTGGGCGCTCCTCAACGCCGTCATCTTCGCCAGCGGCGCCATCGCCGAGCTGATCATGAACCGCAACCCGTGTACCACG TCCACGTGGTTTTCCCAGTGCGTGgagctgacggcggcggcggcggcggaggcgagcgccCTGTGGCGCGGGCAGCTGTGGTGCGGCGCGCCCCAGGCGGtcgccgcggcgctggcgctgctGCTCGCGGCCCGTGGCCGGAGCCGCTTGGCATGGGCCCTGGCCTTCGTGGCGctcgcggccaccgccgccagccactaCATGGAAGGCAGGGTGGACCGCATCTTCCTTGCCGCCGCCCCGGGGGGTGCGTACATCGCCTTCGACGTCGCAATGGGCTTCGTTCTAGCGCTGATTGACCTGATCGgcttcctctgcctcctcatcctcggcgacggcggaggagaggagtaG